In Paramormyrops kingsleyae isolate MSU_618 chromosome 18, PKINGS_0.4, whole genome shotgun sequence, the DNA window GCTTTCCGTCTTGTCTCTCCTTTTTCATGCGGCAATGAGTGATTAGCTGCTACGCACTGCCAGCCAGAGGGCCGCCCTTAGTGTTACCCAGGGACGGCCTCGCTGTCGCACAGAGGGGGTTAATCATTCACGGCACATGCTCTGCGGGTTGCCAGGTTAATGTACGGCTCGCTCACACATGAACGCCGAGACGTGGCTACACTTGTAGGCCTGACAGTCTGGATCTCGAGTGGACTCACACCTTCTCAACAAACCCTGGGGCAGGTTTGATCCGATTGTCCCTCTCTGATTAGAAAGGAAAGGCTAGACATCCCCCCTCTCCTCTCAAAAAGCCTATTGGTTGATGAGatttaatattttacatgtgtAACTCTTTTTACACAATGGTGAACACTTTCTGGTCAGGTTTGCAGTTCACtcagggggttggggggtaaTCATGTACATGGAGAGCAGCTTAACCACTttactttatttgccatttgtacaataACAAGTCCTGGCTACAGGATTCAATCCAGCGACTTTCCAACCACAGACTCCTACGTAACTTCAGGGTTGCCAAGTCTCACACATCAGGCGTGACACTCGTGCTGTCATgttcacacaagaaatcttatggaaaatctatattattccaatataaacctgaaattagctacatcaaaaacgTTGAGGTAATTGGcaaacatgacagacgattttcaaggtaataaaactgttacatgcatgtaaaatgcgtgtgcagactggTCTCAAATTAAAAATCTCACTCCTGCCAGGTGACCAAGGTTGGCACCCCTGTACCTTCCAGAGCTCTTCACTACTCACCACATCACCACACCACCCGCGGTTCATGTCCTGGTTGCTCACATTTAATTAAAGGTGCCCTGGATCACAAAAGATCCCATTCATAGATTGCAAAGCACCAGCATCACCCAAAAGAACCTTGGAAGAAATGTGTGCCCTCTGGATCTTCTCTTGAAGAACAATCTGGAACACTGGACTCATTTTCCTCATTCTCTACAGGCTTTGTGAAATCCTGGGTTAGATTTCCTGCTGGTGTGAAGCTCATTTTactaatattatttttatttatggcTTTTTTGTTAAATGCATGATACATCACTGCAATCAATCTATCTAACATCCACCCACTTGCCAAACGCTCATCCTGGAATTACTATAAAAaactttccagttttttttcttctgttttttcattgtcttataaatgtgattttaatatattttacttaaatatatccatttgcatttttaaagcaGTTTGAATTGCTttgaattgtgctatataaataaacttgccttgccttgcCTAAAATAATTATCTTTACTGTTCTGCTGCATTCAGGTTTTCCTAAAATATCTAATAAAGATACGTGGGTGTACTCACTTCCATCACTGCTGCAATTGCGACATCTAGCGGAATTTAACTAACAGTTCAAACACATGTCAGGAACATTTTCGGCAAGCGATTATTTACGTCTGACCGATAGAACACGTATCGGCTAGCGATGTCTTTCTATGCATCCCATGCTGGTCGAACGAAGCATGGACGCACAAGATTTGTTTCGGAAACTCGGCGCTGGGGCAAAGTTTGACTTCAAGAGATTTGGTAAAGATGCCGAAAGATTTAAAGTAAgtgtgttattttttaacatgCACGCTTGTAGTATTTATATAATCAAATTCATCTTGTTGCAGCAAATATAGCGTTAGCAGGcttatacatacacaaacaaacattaaaCCGTTAATTACCAAGCCATTTTAAGTCATGCATTTGAAATCTTTGATAAACCAATTAATCTTGCTACCAGTAAACGAAAAAATTAGGGGGACGAGTTCCTTAAAATAGGGTGGATTGTGTTTGGCAGTCGTACTTCAGTGGTCGTGTAAAACGAATAGACCGATGAATCGCATTTCTGCTGTTGTTAGACAGGCTGTAGATAATTAAAACGTCAATGTGTGAATACTAGAAAAGGACATACatggtgtttgtgtttatttctgtAACTGGCAGAATAAATTCGTACAGTGGGAAGTTGGTGGTTGTCTTGCGAAACCTATTTTGTGTGTGATAGTAAGGCGGCGCTGCTCTGTGTCGTAACCCAATGCGTCGTCTCATTGGAATACAGGTGATTAAGTCCCAGAAGAAGGATGGAAGTGGTGCAGACGTATTGGCAGGGATAGACTTCTTTGGTACAGGGAAGAGGGATGTGTCTGGCTGTGATGAAGATTTCCAGCAGTGCCAAAAGGAAAGTGGGGAAGAGGTAGATGAGGACGCCGGGGTGGAGACAGACCAGCCACTCCGTCCCACCAAAAGGAAGCGAGGTGTGGAGGCTGCTACATTGAAGATatgcaagaagaagaagaaaaacgtCAAAAGCAGGAAACAAGGTGCCTTATCTGTGTTATGCTTTTCAGTAAATTACCACAGAAGAATGAGCGATTGGACAGGGGAAAAGCTCTTTTGGGGTAGTGATGATGAAATCAGTTGTAACTGTTTAGCAAATGCTAACTACTTGGATGGCGCCCATCATTcccatgtttatttttttcatgttgccCCAGATTGCCTTGCTGTTGGTGTCCAGCAGGGAGAAGCAGAGATTGAAGGTATTCAGTGGACTTCATCCATTGACCGGAAGGTCCACGGCCCTGGGGGCCCCAGCAGGGGTAAGAGCGCACCCTCTCTGAAGAAGCTGAAGCACCTGCACCAGGAGAAGGTATGTCCATGTCCTACACAGATGCTGATCTGCCGATTTGGCATACTGTGAGGATGGCCTCTTTCTCTTTGTGCCCGAATTACAGCCTGAAATCATGTCTGGTTTGTGCTTTTACCTAAAGCATGGTTTGGACTGTTCCTCAGGTGAACCGCATCAGGCACCAGAACCGGATCCACGTACGCGGCACGGACCTCCCAGACCCAATGGCCACCTTCGAGGAGCTCCAAGAAGAGTACAAACTGGATCCGCGGATTATCCAGAACCTCCAGGCCGCCGGGTTCCAGAACCCCACACCCATCCAGATGCAGGCTATTCCACTCATGCTACATGTGAGCAGTTCAGAATGTTCTGGATTGTTTTGTGGCTCTGTCACCATGTTTGCTCATCACTCATGGTTTTGCTCTGTAGAAATTTGGCTTTGCCATTCTAGATTTGAGTTTTCcctgtgtgatttttttttttctgtttcagagACGCGAGATCCTGGCCTGTGCCCCCACAGGCTCAGGTAAGACCGTGGCTTTCTGCCTGCCCCTTCTCGCTCACCTCCGTCAGCCCGCCAACCGGGGTTTCCGTGCCATCATCATCTCACCAACCCGCGAGCTTGCCAGTCAGGTAAGGCGCCCCCTGGTGTCGATTTTCATAGCCATACTGATCGCTTATTTTGGTTGAACCTTTAGATAACATTCTTATTGATGGTTTACTTTGGTTGTGTGACTGTCTGAGTGAGGTTAGGGTCAGTTTCTCTTCATCGGGGGTTTGATTCTGTGACCTTCCTGAGCTGTGTCTTTGTGTGATGCAGACCCATCGTGAGCTTCTCAAGCTGTCGGAGGGCCTGGGATTCAGGGTGCACATCATAGACAAAGGGGCCGATGCAGCCAAGAAGTACGGACCAAAATCAGCTAAGAAGTTTGGTAAGCTGCTTGGAGGGGGGGTGCTGGGCTCGTGGGAGCTTTACTTGtgcaaaaatgttttgagggcagaaggaaaaattctCCTCTAAAATCTGATAGGTtcagaggtgggtccaagcaattaGATAATGCAGAaccaaaacatctgattggtcggtccctcctctagttgcttggacccacctcctctacaatctggtCATCTCTGAGAGACAGTCATATTTccttctgccttcagaacatttttgtgtaggTAAAGCTCCCAGAAGCTCGTGCTTGGTGCTGCGAGGATCTCTGTGGTCTTCGACTCCTGCTCATGACCTGACCTCTGCTTGACTCTTTCTCTGATCACTGCCCAGACGTTCTGGTGACCACTCCCAACCGGCTGATATTCCTTCTCAAGCAGGACCCGCCTACCATGGACCTGAGCAGGTGAGGTAAGGGGttaagtgtgtgtatgtctgtgagaTGCTCTGTAGCCATCTAATGTATGTGTTTATGCACAGTGTGGAGTGGCTGGTGGTGGACGAGTCTGACAAGCTTTTTGAAGATGGGAAAAGCGGCTTCCGGGAGCAGCTGGCCACAATCTTTCtggcctgctcctcctcccaTGTCCGCCGGGCTCTCTTCAGCGCCACCTTCACCATGGAGGTAGAGGGGTGGTGCCGCCTGAACCTGGACAACCTGGTGTCCGTCAACATTGGGCCAAGGTCGGCAAGCACTCCGTTTGTTTCTGCTGGGTAATGATCAGAGCCTTCAGTTTAAGTAatttctttgtctctctcttAAGGAACTCTGCGGTCGACACTGTAGATCAAGAACTGCTGTTTGTGGGCACGGAGAACGGAAAGCTGTTGGCCATGAGGGACTTGATCAAGAAGGTAGTGGATTTTTCTTCTGCTGGTCAAGAACCAGACCTCCTCACCAGAAATGTTTAGGGTCTGTTGTGGCATAACCACTGTTGAAATAGATTATGATGCTGGACCTTTGAGTCTCCATGGATTTGTGCTCCTGGCTCTGACTGAGATCTTCTCCCTCAGGGCTTTCTGCCACCCGTGCTGGTGTTCGTTCAGTCCATTGATCGTTCCCGAGAGCTCTTCCATGAGCTGGTGTATGAGGGCATCAACGTTGACGTCATCCATGCGGAACGCACGCAGCAGCAAGTACGCACATGCGCTTGTGAGCATGCTGTCTTGGCCAACTGATACCATGACCAGTAGCCTGGTATGTATCATTGATTACTGCCCTTCCCCAGAGAGACAACGTTGTGACAAGCTTCCGTGCTGGGAAGATCTGGGTTCTGATCTGTACGGCACTGCTAGCTCGCGGAATTGACTTCAAAGGAGTCAACCTTGTCATCAACTATGACTTCCCCACCAGTGCTGTAGAGTACATCCATCGGATAGGTCAGTCCACCCGAGTATGGTTGTGCTGGTGATGTTTACTTAACCTCAAGCCTCCTAATCTGAGAGTGCCTGTCTTTGGGTAATTCTGCATGGTCGTACGATGTAGGCATGTCTTGATGTGACTGAGGTTACCCTTTCAGGCAGGACGGGACGGGCGGGACACAAGGGGAAGGCCATTACTTTTTTCACAGAGGACGACAAGCCTCTCCTTCGTAGGTATGGCACAGAGTTGTTACCTATTCCTCATTCAAATGGGGGGCAGGGTTTCTGAGACCTGTCATTCTTGAAGAATTGGGCTCAGTTGTGATGGATATGTTGAGTCGGCAGGACACTTATACCACATGACCTGTGTCACCCATCTCTTTCCCACTTTTATTAGCATCGCAAATGTCATCAAGCAAGCAGGATGTCCAGTTCCAGACTACATGACTGGGTTCAAGAAGATGCACAGGTACAACTGAGTCACATCCATGCTTATCCAGAGCCTGATCTCTAGGCATCTGCTCGTCAACCATTAGAAAAATGTCAGTTGAGCTGAAAGCTCTTTgcagtgacctttgaccttgtcGGCGTGTAGCAAGCTGAAGCGGCAGCTGCAGAAGAGGCCGCCAAGGAGGACCACCATCCGAACGATGCCGCGTTTCCTGAGGACGAAAGGCGGGGCCAGCCGGAAGAGGTTTGTGGGGGCCGACGCTTTGGCCGCAGCCGAGAGAGAGGTTCCTGTGTGACACCCACCTGCCTTTTTTTCCCGCAGGCGTAAGAAGGCAAAAGCTTCGAGGGGAGATGGTGAACAGGCCACCAGCTGACAGAGCAGTGATGGATTAGTGTAGATTAGTACCGTGTGCAAatcttttgttttttccttGCAGTTGTGCAAAGTCAATGTGTTGCTTTTGGGTTCTTCTGCTCATGTAATAAATGTCTTTGATGAAATTGTGTAATCGTGGATGTCTGGTTACTCACCCAGTCTGGAATCCCAGAGATTCAGTCTCCAGGGCTGTTATGCACATTCTCCTCATATTTTTCTAAAATGTCCAGCTTTTCTGTGGCTTTTCAGGAGACTTTGGCATGTGAACTCCTTCGCTAAGGCCAGACAAACACTTTATAACCCTCTGTTAAAGTTGGCATGGAAGGCCAAAGCAGCTGTGCAAATAATTTATACGACATTCTTCGACCTTGCATTTCAAATATTAAACTGTCGATTTGCTCTTAGTGAAGTTTAAATTATTTGCAGTGCCCTTTGTCTTTTGATACAATATAGAAAACACTGCATATATAGGTAAAACAACTGTATGTTGATCTTTTGGAAAAGTATGACAATTTTTCTGGTATGGTTGTGTGCCTGAATAAGAATTTCACAGAATTGCAACTTTGGTTGATTTTTTCACCCATAAAAATGCAGACGAGGCCTTTGGCAATGATGCATTTTAACCATGAATAATTCCTCATTTCTAAATGTCATTTGCTGAGTATATGGTGCCCACATTGCTGTTGCTGCTCTTTCTGTAAATGAGGAATATGAATGAGAAGTCCTCCCGTGGTGTTAGTGTGCAGGTGGGCGTGTGTGTCAGGGCACTGACTGTGCTTGAAAGGCTgatggtgtgtgtgttataATTGAGGGGTGAATTCTTGAGAAATCTCAAATTCTATAGACTTGTTCATTGTTGATCCTAGCTTGTTCTTTTGCTGATATTGCCGTGTTACAAATGTTCAAGAAGCATTTTCATAGACTGTATACAGAGGCATTCATTTTTCAAGTTCCGGTTCTGTAATATATGAAGTTCTGCACTTTTTTGTCATTTGTATCTATGGTGAATTCTATTATCAATACTGCATATACATGGACAGTCCTAAAATTAGCAAATATCTACTCAGAGTTTATTAGAATTTCAGTAATTGAGGTCACTCAGCTATCCTGAAACCAATAACTTTGGGTATGCTGGTCAGTCAACTCTGTGTTCAAGGTTTAGGATTTGTGAAACCCACTTTCTGTACAGCTGCTCTGGGGCCTACTGTATATCAGAAATTGAGATTTGTTggttagctagataacttgttggatttaagtcatcccagtttaaatggatttttgtctttgttcactttaatttagcccagactaccttaaatctgacaagttatccggttAAGCAAGGAATCTTGCTTTGTGGTACAGACCCCTGCCCCAATGTTGATGTTCATACCATTACTGTATATTGTTTTTAAGATGATTCTCTTAGTGTCCACACGGTGGGGCTGTTGCATTATAAAGAGACCTCAGACAACACCTGTGCATACAAACAACCAAAGCAAACTGCCGTGGGTGTGTGTATGCAAAACGCTTCACAACTTTGCCTACAATTTGTCTACGGTATGCTTTGTATAGAGCTGGGAAGGATTCTATAGAAACAAACTAAAATACATGCATTCTTGTTCTGGTACACAAACCCAACTGACCCTAGTATATGAGCTCTCGCTTGTCGGCACAGTCTTTTACTTTCTCACTGACAAACACCGTAATTGGCAGGAGAATTGAGTTCATTTATGAGTCATAGCCCCCAGGAGACTAGCTCTATGAGGAGGGAGAGGGGCAACCAAGGCAGCAATCTACACCTCAATGAGGAGCATTTCCTGGGGATATTGGGGAGTTTGGGGGGGCGTCTCCTCTGCCTTTTCCCTGATTGCTTAAGCCTCGTATATCTAGTTTGCCCGACGGTGACCTGATTGTCTACTGACCTCTGCAAACACCCAGTGGTACCTCTGAAGGAgagatgaaaaaatatattaatttcccttgttattacttatttattttttggaaatTGCGGTGCCTCTAATGGGGGATGAGCTGCAAAGGGAAAAATCTGTGACTCACGCCTATTCTGTTACTCAGCCTTTATTTTCGTTAGGGGCACTCATGTTACTTGTTAGTCTTGCTCCACTCCCACCTTGCTCTGCTCGTTCTGGGCCTAATTAGAGGAATTCTCGAAGGACCTGCACTTCCATGCTTACCTCAGGGTCAGGGAGCGGGAGGCTTTGGAGGCAGTCAATGCTTCTTTTAACTTTTTTCTTCAGATTCTACTTACCCCTTTTGATTAGATGAATAACAAAGAGCGTATGCAGAGAGCAGCCTACTTAATAATTGTGTATTGGATGGGAGGGTGTCCCAGTTGCTATTGGGGCTGTGTGCGAGCGACAGTCGTGGACAGAGATGGTCGAGATGAGCATGCAATCTGGACTGTCAAAAGGGATGATGGGGTCACTTTTTCATTCACTTTCGTTTTATGTTGAGAGTGAATACCAGGGTTGGgtccattccggaatgcatgcatcaattccaatccaaatcaggaaatggaactggagttggaatttaaatcgAATTCAATTCCACATCTTTTccccatagttttttttccaatcccaactccagttccatttcctgatttggattggaattgatgaatgcattccggaatggccccaaccctggtgaATAGAATGGGCAAAGCGCTTTAAGCTCGGAGTTTAGTCTACCATTAACTGTGTGACTTGGCCTTAATACAACATTTCCGGCAAGCAGTAGAATTCTGAATATTCTTTTTCTGCTTCACAaatgaggtcaaaggtcagggaAGGGCCAGCTGGAGAGGTCACCCATTCCGGATGGTCGCTGCACCCTGATAACAGACAGTCTGGTGGCAGCTGTCTTTGATAGTGTCTGGGCAGACTGTATAACTGGACCAATTTAGATTGTGCCTCTGTCAGCAATGGGATAGTAGGAAGTGTCTGAATATTTTGGGCAACAATGTAGCGTAGATCATAGCTGTGTTTGTGCTGAAAGCCTACCAGCACTGCCAGCCAAGCCTGGTGACAATGAATGACCTATGTCACCATTTTATGGGGTACATAAATGAGAATTAATTACACTCATTCTACGCAGCTGAGTTTATTTGGACAAACTCTGTATACGTTTGACGTGATGTCAGCCCCCCCAAGCAGTCAGGATGGCCGGACGGAATCTGCCGCCTGTCCAAAATTAAACTTCACTGAACTGGGGGACTTCACGACGTGCATGTGGCTGTCCCAAAATTTCACCACCCCCTTCACATACTCCCTCTCCATCCCATCACAGGTGTCAGCTCAAAAGCCCAGCCCCATAGAACAGGTGTCTGAGGCTGGCCTCCTTTCAAgatcggggagggggggtgctttCCATTCCACCCCTCATCAATTATGCTTGATTTAAGCATACTCATATGTAAGCTTGTGTGTGATGCATGCGTAGTGGGATCCCAGTTGGAGGGTCTTTGCTTCCACCTGTGCTCCCCACAGGCTCCCCCATCACTTTTGACCTGTGATGTCATAATACATGTATCTATGGAAACCAAAATGACCAAAACAGGTGGGCCACCCAGCCCACTGTGTGACTCTCACTGGCTCAGCTCGCAGGCACACATATCTGTCATATCAGTATGCCCTTCCGCTATTCATGACCCACCCCATAAAAAATAAACCTTGACACCTCCCTGATCATCTGTGGTGTCATAGGATCAGACCAGACACATCCCCCAAAAGGCCTgtttaactatatttatggggGGGTAGCCTGAAGCTGCTGATTCCAGAGAACCTGAGTGCATCAGCTGGCACCTGTGTGTAATCTGCTCCTCCATGTTTCATACAGCGTCTCTCCTTCAATTCCCCTCATTCCGATTAACATTCAGACCTTAAAGTCCTGGACTGCCCGCCTCTCCCACTGCACATGCCATTTAATTACTGAGCAAAGGCATGACTAAACTGGTACCAAGACTAGGTATTCCCGGAACAATGTAAAATGTCTCCATGACAATGACCAGGCtaagaaaatggaaaaatgaaTTGAAAGAGCTGCTGTAAGTTTGCATAATCCATTTATTCACTTAAGTATAGTGGTAAATATCCCCACCTGTCATGCAAGTGATCAGGGTTCGAGTCCACAATCAGGAAAGTGATAGACCTCTTATTTtaaagaatttccccctgggatcaatggtgtgtgtgtgtgtgtgtgtgtgtgtatatatatatatatatatacactcacctaaaggattattaggaacacctgttcaatttctcattaatgcaattatctaatcaaccaatcacatggcagttgcttcaatgcatttaggggtgtggtcctggtcaagacaatctcctgaactccaaactgaatgtcagaatgggaaagaaaggtgatttaagcaattttgagcgtggcatggttgttggtgccagacgggccggtctgagtatttcacaatctgctcagttactgggattttcacgcacaaccatttctagggtttacaaagaatggtgtgcaaagggaaaaacatccagtatgcggcagtcctgtgggcgaaaatgccttgttgatgctagaggtcagaggagaatgggccgactgattcaagctgatagaagagcaactttgactgaaataaccactcgttacaaccgaggtatgcagcaaagcatttgtgaagccacaacacgcacaaacttgaggcggatgggctacaacagcagaagaccccaccgggtaccactcatctccactacaaataggaaaaagaggctacaatttgcacgagctcaccaaaattggacagttgaagactggaaaaatgttgcctggtctgatgagtctcgatttctgttgagacattcaaacggtagagtcagaatttgccgtaaacagaatgagaacatggatccatcatgccttgttaccactgtgcaggctggtggtggtggtgtaatggtgtgggggatgttttcttggcacactttaggccccttagtgccaattgggcatcgtttaaatgccacggcctacctgagcattgtttctgaccatgtccatccctttatgaccaccatgtacccatcctctgatggctacttccagcaggataatgcaccatgtcacaaagcttgaatcatttcaaattggtttcttgaacatgacaatgagttcactgtactacaatggcccccacagtcaccagatctcaacccaatagagcatctttgggatgtggtggaacgggagcttcgtgccctggatgtgcatcccacaaatctccatcaactgcaagatgctatcctatcaatatgggccaacatttctaaagaatgctttcagcaccttgttgaatcaatgccacgtagaattaaggcagttctgaaggcgaaagggggtcaaacaccgtattagtatggtgttcctaataatcctttaggtgagtgtatatatcaAGGTATATCTTATAACAAATTAACTGTGATATTACATATACATGGTGTTGCAGTATGAGGTGGAACCTTATAATTCCAGCTTTTGAAATCTGTCACTGTTATGAAGCCTGTCATTCCTCTCTCATGCTGATATCAATGTCCTGCTCTCTTGGCCAGAGACACTGGAAATGATGTATCTCTGCTCTGTGTCTTTATTTCCCTCCCTTCTGAAGATGTGTTTTATACCTTCAGTCAGAAGGGTGGCTCAGAACAAGCAGCAGGGAGATAAAGACTCAAACAGCGAAACCTCAAGCGCAGAGGATCCTGTGGGGCCTTATGCTGGAAATCAGTCCTTCCTTATACTCCTTCCCATCAGTCACAACTTAGTCAGGTTCAGCGTCTGCTGCCTTTCACAGCCTTTACAGACGTGAGTCCCCCCTCCTTTGGGGTCTGATCCGATACTGGATCACACGTACCATAAAATACTGTTGTGTTCTTGTCCCTTAGCTCAGCAGCCTCTGCAAGAGTAAAACAGCAGTATCAACTTAACAATGGGAAGGTTGAACCCATAAAGTGGGCTGTGTTTTACGAGATATACTTAACCTGTTCAGAAGGACTGGACGTGTTCGTAGCGCTGGCCGATCTGACAATATTGTCCGTAATCGACGATATCACGCAAATAACCCGCTCTCTGCATCTGGAAGTGACAAGCTGGCTATTATCGCCTTTGTAGTAGTCTTAGGATACACACAAAGCAAGAAGACCatgtgttttcagttttgccGTCTGGCCTACATTTCCGACGCAGTTGAAAAAAAGCAGACATTTATATCGGGGCTGCCGGTTCttacgcatctggcgtgacacttacactcacgcaggaaatcttatggcaaatctgtattatttcattaaaaaactAGACTTAACTGCATCAAAAGCATTTCATTATTTTGCAAACCCTCCAGACTAATCTCAATGTAATGAaattgttacatacatgtaaatgcgtgtgcatgtgtgtccatacttgtctcgaattgaaaatggcgctccagccagctgaccaaagttggcaaccatGTGATACTATTTTTAACTCCTTGTGAGGTACATGAAGGTATCAGTGTATGTTAACATCTGTCATAATGGTAGTATGGCTAGGGCTTACCCTAAGTTTGTGGACAACTGCTTTAGACGGTTTTAGACGGTGTGTGACATGTTTCTAAATCGTAGGCTAATTAaatcttacccccccccccacgtcgaTTTCGCAGAAACTATAAAATGATTATTAGCACCCACGCTTCCATCTGTCTGCAGGTTTTAACACCGGTGTTACTCGTCACGATTACTCGACTGAACTGGATTACTCGATTACTATAAAAACATGGATTAAAATTCATTCCCGATTACTTGGCAATATGGCGCAAGGGAGGTGGGGCATGGTGGATGAAAGGTGAAAATAAGGACAGAAAGTATAATTTTTCTGGAAACACTTTctattaaaag includes these proteins:
- the ddx52 gene encoding probable ATP-dependent RNA helicase DDX52, producing the protein MHPMLVERSMDAQDLFRKLGAGAKFDFKRFGKDAERFKVIKSQKKDGSGADVLAGIDFFGTGKRDVSGCDEDFQQCQKESGEEVDEDAGVETDQPLRPTKRKRGVEAATLKICKKKKKNVKSRKQDCLAVGVQQGEAEIEGIQWTSSIDRKVHGPGGPSRGKSAPSLKKLKHLHQEKVNRIRHQNRIHVRGTDLPDPMATFEELQEEYKLDPRIIQNLQAAGFQNPTPIQMQAIPLMLHRREILACAPTGSGKTVAFCLPLLAHLRQPANRGFRAIIISPTRELASQTHRELLKLSEGLGFRVHIIDKGADAAKKYGPKSAKKFDVLVTTPNRLIFLLKQDPPTMDLSSVEWLVVDESDKLFEDGKSGFREQLATIFLACSSSHVRRALFSATFTMEVEGWCRLNLDNLVSVNIGPRNSAVDTVDQELLFVGTENGKLLAMRDLIKKGFLPPVLVFVQSIDRSRELFHELVYEGINVDVIHAERTQQQRDNVVTSFRAGKIWVLICTALLARGIDFKGVNLVINYDFPTSAVEYIHRIGRTGRAGHKGKAITFFTEDDKPLLRSIANVIKQAGCPVPDYMTGFKKMHSKLKRQLQKRPPRRTTIRTMPRFLRTKGGASRKRRKKAKASRGDGEQATS